The nucleotide window aaaaaaattcgaaaaatatataaaagaacatccatttagtatgaaaaagaaatattttaataattaatagaagaaacatccatatatattaactcgtagagattttgaattcatccaaaTATATTTGGCTAGGTTTTGGCTGATATGCTTTTGGTTCCTAGCTTTActtaaaacaaagaaagaaagaaagaaagaaagaaatagaagTAGTTTGAATGCGCGCCCATGGCTTCATTTTGGCTGTTTAAGTTATCGTCCAATTGTTGTTTctattttaatgtttttccagGATATTCAATGCATGTAACGTGactaacaaaaatagaaaattgaccaatattaatttaaatataaaataaaaaaattaattgcttaatatttatattattttgttataaatatttttaaattatgtataatattaattttcaagattttttaaacttgtattgaatttttaatgttgttattttaaattattatttttatataaatatatatttcggTATGTAAATGATGAATTAAtgacttatttttaatattgaaaagAAAGATTATGCTAAGTGTATATTAAAAtagtcactaaaattaattatcagtataaaatacatgttagaatataaatatatattgaaaataaattaaaattacacatatatttacaaatcatttttacatgctttgtTGAGTCACTAGTTAAACCAGTAGAACCAgttctataaaaataaaaaatataaaataatcaaaaacctaaaattaaaatttaaaatatatatctttagtgatattttaaaaataaccaaattttaacaaattataatcaacaaattataatgcaattattattaaataagtatataaaattctaatatttGTTCATgataaatatcttttaattttatttttatatttattttattgttatatacTATACGTatctattgaaaaataatattaataaatattatataatcataaaaaaacaagaaaaatatgttGTATAAGaaagatttaaattcaaattgcaTTTTCATccattttagatttttttttgaacaatttGGTTGGACAAAGTTTTcactaattttttactaatttaatatatttttattgattcttaatcttaaataatttttaaactgGAACAAACtgattaaaaattcaatttactaattttctgaacCGGTCGGTTCGATCCGAATTTTATAGCAATGCAGGGGAGATGGTTATGAGTTATGACTTATGAGTGTTAGGATGATGAGGTTATTGGAGTAATTTTGTAGGATTAATGAATATGAACAGAATCTAGTGCACACCTGtccttaataaataataatgcagCGGGACTTGTcgttttatattaatataatctaATATATTAGTCACACCATAGACCATAGTGTTGCAATAAATACGACACAGTACACCACTCTTTCTCCACAATTCTTGATCACCAGAACCATGAGAACCAGCAACCACTTGATTGGAGTACTGAACTTCTTGACATTCCTGGTCTCAGTTCCGATCCTAGGCGGCGGAATATGGCTGAGCAGCAGGGCCAACAACACCGACTGCATGAGGTTCCTGCAGTGGCCATTGATCATCATCGGGATCACCATCATGGTGGTGTCCTTGGCGGGTTTCGCCGGCGCGTGTTACCGCAACACCTTCCTAATGAGACTCTACCTGGTGGTCATGTTCATCGTCATAGCGGTCCTCATAGGCTTCATAGTGTTCGCCTACGTGGTCACCGAGAAAGGGTCGGGCCAGGTGGTGCCGAACCGGGCCTACTTGGATTACTACCTGCCGGACTACTCGGGCTGGTTGGAGGAGCGGGTCGCCAGTGACTCCTATTGGCCCAAGATAAGTTCTTGTATTAGGGATTCTAAGGTTTGTGCTAAGCTTTCTGCTGTTCCTGAAACTGCTGATATGTTCTACCAAAGAAAACTTTCTCCCATTCAGGtacacttttttatttattttatatttaaatcttaTATTCTTTTTCTAAAGTTCGTGTGTTGTAtgagtgtttttcaaaataatttgttaataatattttatgtaaCAAATAGCCTTATCTAATTTCTTATTGATTTATGGTTCCCATAAAGTTTAGGGTTGGTGATTATAAATGAAGCATGGGTGTAGGGTAGAGAAAGAGTTACTTGTGCATGCACTTCATTGGATGGGTAGATCTGGACGGTGCTAGTGTAATAAGATAACCCTCTGGCACGTGGGCCATGCTGGGGGCTTTGACTATTCATAAACCACCGAAAATTGTGTCACTCCACCAATCACGTGCATGCTACCCATGTTAGAATAGCAAGTAcactataattaaaaaaaaataatgaaataaaacattAATATAATATGCTCTCACATAGGATATTAGGATGTagcaataatatatattatatatagttgATAAAACTCACATAGAATGAATTAAGACATATATACAGTAaaacattatttaatttatagagATTAAGGTTGTACCATCGATCAGTATAAAAGCAGTAGGATATCATCCATGTCGTTGATGAAGTCACGATCAGTCGATCACATATGTTGAAAATTGAAATATCACCTTACAAGAATGATATCGTGACAGACAATCAGACACATAGggtatgataaaaagatatttctTAAAGACATGATTAATATTGCATAATGCGGGTTTATTTGGTATGAGTGTGACATGATTATTGAGGGCCTCCTAGCATGACTCACTGGCCACGTTGCTGATAACAAATGATAATACCTATTTACGTGATTGAACAAAATTTGAGGAATATTGCACTGTATTGCTTGAAAAGTAGGTATTCTATGTAGcaatatttgaataattttttagctTATTGATCCTTAGATAAAGTCATATATAACATTATTACAGTTGATTTAGCCTTTTTCTTAATACTCAATTTGTTGATGTGGTTATTGTAGTCTGGTTGTTGCAAACCGCCAACAGAGTGTGGGTATGTGTACCAGAACGAGACAGTGTGGAACCAAGGCGGCGGCCTGGTTGGAACTGACCCTGATTGCAGCCGGTGGAGCAATGACCAGCAGATGCTCTGCTACTCGTGCGACTCTTGCAAGGCCGGCGTCCTCGCCAGCCTCAAGAAGAGCTGGAGGAAGGTCTCTGTCATCAACATTGTTGTCATGATCATCCTTGTCATCCTCTATGTCGTCGCTTACGCCGCCTACCGCAACAACCGCCGGATGGACAATGATGAGCCCTACGGTCAAGCAAGGATGACAAAGACACAACCTAGCGCCTTTCATCTCTAGCTCTCATAATCAATATCGTTTCTTAATTAAACTACAAAGCATAAAGATTGTAACTTTGATCTGGTTTCATtgtgtaattgggtttattatgGATGATGTGTTAGATTTCTGCTTTGAGGGGAGTAATCATTTCATCATTTTGTAAATTACTGGGAATGAGATTATGAATTGACAGCTTTATTTGTAGATTGAATTAGTAGAAGTACtttaattattcatataaatcCATAAAAGAGTGATATGTCTCACAGACTCCCCTGTATACGATTGTTTTGAAAATTGAGCAAAATAACTTAAATATGAATTCTGTTAGGTtatgttgttaattttttgtgtacTTATGGTTGTTTTTGAGATGGGTTCCGCTagatatacaataaaaaatttgaacaaCGGAATAATGAGCTAATTTTTTAGCCCATTTAGGCATAAAAAACAAAGCCATCCTAAatcaagttaaaaaaaaagaggagtgCTAGAAGatgaatagtatttttaatgatgtgagattatatttaataataaaagattacttttttttatagttaaatacGGACTAAAAACCACAAAAATTACTACGCCAGACTTTTCCTAACAAAAATCCTTTTATCTCTACCATTAGAAATTTTAACTATCTTATTCTTTTTTACTCTAATTAcactttttttctaaaaaatttacttGTGTGTGATTGAATTGAACCTTTGCATGATTGCATGTCTCACACTCGCACTCGCGTTACTCGCAGCAGCACCACCTTCACATGCTGCTTTCAAAGATTTGACCCACTTCACCGTTTCATACACATTTCCGTTCCCATTTCTCTCACTAAACCCTCTTCTCTTTCAACCCCGTTTCTAACCCTTTTCAAACcctattattcttcttctttgactCTCAAAACGCAACCACCGTAAGCTCGCCGGAAATTCGCCGT belongs to Arachis duranensis cultivar V14167 chromosome 8, aradu.V14167.gnm2.J7QH, whole genome shotgun sequence and includes:
- the LOC107461744 gene encoding tetraspanin-3, with the protein product MRTSNHLIGVLNFLTFLVSVPILGGGIWLSSRANNTDCMRFLQWPLIIIGITIMVVSLAGFAGACYRNTFLMRLYLVVMFIVIAVLIGFIVFAYVVTEKGSGQVVPNRAYLDYYLPDYSGWLEERVASDSYWPKISSCIRDSKVCAKLSAVPETADMFYQRKLSPIQSGCCKPPTECGYVYQNETVWNQGGGLVGTDPDCSRWSNDQQMLCYSCDSCKAGVLASLKKSWRKVSVINIVVMIILVILYVVAYAAYRNNRRMDNDEPYGQARMTKTQPSAFHL